The Sulfurospirillum diekertiae genomic sequence AATTCCTTGGCAAAAATCAACACTGGGAAAAAGGCAAGAAAGCAAAGAAGCCATAGCTTCTTTGCCTTTACATGTAATAAATTCTTCATTAACCGATGAATAAATGGTGTGGTGTTAATACAGCCCATACCGACACTGCTGCTAGTATAACTAAACCTAAAACAATCACTTTATCCATAATTTCAGCCATGTTATACTCCTTATTTTGCTATAACTTTTTGATTTGCATTCGCAGCATCTCTCATTTGAAGTGCTTGCGGATCCGTAATCTTATAAGGTTTATCAGCAACTGCTTGTTGTGCCTTTAATCCAAAGAATGTTAATACCCCAAGAATGGAGAGCAACAATACTGTTGCTATCAACATTCCTGTAATACCATTAAGTCCAAAGACGTTTCGATTTGTATTTTCCATTGATGAGTCCTTATTTTGCTAAAGAGCTGACATAAGTGCCAACCGCTGTTTTTTGAACATTGGTTAAGCGTCCATCATTGAACTGTGGCATATT encodes the following:
- a CDS encoding DUF4006 family protein, with the protein product MENTNRNVFGLNGITGMLIATVLLLSILGVLTFFGLKAQQAVADKPYKITDPQALQMRDAANANQKVIAK